From one Culex quinquefasciatus strain JHB chromosome 3, VPISU_Cqui_1.0_pri_paternal, whole genome shotgun sequence genomic stretch:
- the LOC6037049 gene encoding uncharacterized protein LOC6037049: MEVAWRFRIIFAMAFAVIIFGDLLGYGGAKKDPKDKSTLLTGFSAGLGDIKATHENDIGSTESESSARQTYHGAGPAVGTSPAEHQLDAAAYKERLKSSLREACLPKLLCEMAAKPNYSLNVRERDLLSLIRSTTLSLTMAVSPTKWHFAAHMGQLLRDAGDSLVTPMGCSHLWPSCPYSSKKLLKLTNVVQLK, translated from the exons atggAAGTGGCCTGGCGGTTTCGGATCATCTTTGCGATGGCATTTGCTGTGATAATATTTGGAGACTTGCTCGGCTATGGCGGGGCCAAGAAGGATCCCAAGGATAAATCGACGCTGCTGACGGGATTTTCGGCGGGGCTTGGAGACATCAAGGCGACGCATGAGAATG ACATCGGGTCCACCGAAAGTGAATCGTCGGCCCGGCAGACCTACCACGGCGCTGGGCCCGCTGTTGGCACCTCACCCGCCGAACACCAGCTGGACGCGGCCGCCTACAAGGAGCGGCTCAAGAGTTCCCTCCGGGAGGCCTGCCTGCCGAAGCTGCTCTGCGAGATGGCCGCCAAGCCCAACTACTCGCTGAACGTGCGCGAGCGGGACCTGCTCTCGTTAATACG CTCCACCACGTTATCACTGACGATGGCCGTGAGCCCGACCAAGTGGCACTTTGCCGCCCACATGGGCCAGCTGCTGCGGGACGCCGGCGACAGCCTGGTCACGCCGATGGGCTGCTCGCACCTGTGGCCAAGCTGTCCGTACAGCTCCAAGAAGCTACTCAAGCTCACCAACGTGGTTCAGCTCAAGTGA